A DNA window from Brassica napus cultivar Da-Ae chromosome C1, Da-Ae, whole genome shotgun sequence contains the following coding sequences:
- the LOC106354891 gene encoding auxin-responsive protein IAA9-like has translation MSGLRVRRIRNVTGGRAAEQCLCGNSTLSGLAEDDKAAIRLKATDLTLGLPGSRSPVRDMDLHLLSSAKLDERPFLPLVPLKDEISPSSSLKNIASGNKSSVYTEKNWMFPEGVANQYGIDLGWPPVRSFRKNTLATTCNNIDEVDG, from the exons ATGAGCGGGCTGAGAGTACGACGAATCAGAAACGTCACCGGAGGAAGAGCTGCAGAGCAATGTCTCTGTGGCAA CTCAACTCTCTCGGGCCTTGCTGAAGATGATAAAGCTGCTATTAGGCTCAAGGCTACGGATCTGACACTTGGCCTTCCTGGATCACGATCTCCTGTTAGAGACATGGATCTCCACTTACTGAGCTCTGCAAAGCTCGATGAGAGGCCCTTCTTGCCTTTGGTTCCTTTGAAAGATGAGATTAGCCCCTCTTCGTCTCTGAAGAACATTGCCTCGGGGAACAAAAGTTCAGTTTATACTGAGAAAAACTGGATGTTTCCTGAAGGGGTAGCTAACCAATAT GGCATAGATCTTGGTTGGCCTCCAGTGAGATCTTTCAGGAAGAACACATTGGCGACCACGTGTAACAACATTGATGAAGTTGATGGGTAG